The stretch of DNA GCTTGTGGACAACCTATGAGATTCAGCGCGGGAATTTGCAAGGGCTAGGATTTGGACTGGGATTTAATTTTTTGGGAGAACGGGAGGGAGATTTAAACAATAGTTTTCAGGTCGATGATTTTTTCTTGACCAATGCTGCGATTTTCTATCGGCGTGACAATTGGCGATTCGCACTCAATGCCAAAAATATCTTCGATATTGATTACATTGCATCCACAAACAATAGCAGAACCAATGCGATTGAACCCGGCGCCCCATTTACTATTATTGGTTCTGTTGCAGTGGAGTTCTGATGCCGTTTGATTGGGAGTTGAGCGAGCTGTGAAGAGAGTTGCATCGATACGACTGTTGCCGTGGATAGCGTTGACCGTGGTGGCGATTTCCGCCTGCCAGGGGAGAGCTGACCAGGCAACGGTCAATTCTTCTTCTTCACCCCAGAGCGAAGCCCAAACCGACTGCCAAACCATTCAGCATGAATTAGGCGAAACTGAGGTTTGCGGTCAGCCTCAAAAAGTTGTGGTTTTGGGGCCTCATCTGTTAGAATCCCTGCTGGCTCTGGGTGTGCAACCGATCGCATTTGCTGACATTGAGGTGGGAGGTAGAAGAGACTATGATAATCCCAGTCAACAGATTCCTTATCTTGGACGCTATATTACTCAAACCGTAGTAAATGTAGGCACGGCTGCAAACCCATCATTAGAATCGATTCTCAAGGTTCAGCCCGACCTGATTTTAGGAACAGAGTGGAATGCGAGCGAATATGAAACCTTGTCCAACATCGCACCCACCTTACTGTTTGAATGGGCCGAGCCGGAGATAGCATTGAGGGCAATCGCCCAAGCCGTCAATCGCACCGAGCAGGCAGAACAGATTCTGGTCAAGGCAGAGCAGCAAATTGCCGCAGCCCGTGAAGATTTTGCCCCTGTCGTTTCAACCCACCCAAAGCTGCTGTTGCTCAGTTCCCGAAATTTTCAAGATATGTATT from Rubidibacter lacunae KORDI 51-2 encodes:
- a CDS encoding ABC transporter substrate-binding protein yields the protein MKRVASIRLLPWIALTVVAISACQGRADQATVNSSSSPQSEAQTDCQTIQHELGETEVCGQPQKVVVLGPHLLESLLALGVQPIAFADIEVGGRRDYDNPSQQIPYLGRYITQTVVNVGTAANPSLESILKVQPDLILGTEWNASEYETLSNIAPTLLFEWAEPEIALRAIAQAVNRTEQAEQILVKAEQQIAAAREDFAPVVSTHPKLLLLSSRNFQDMYLGNSGHGMCSSLLEEMGFQLVAPPGFEWSDPASPLPISIETLPQMNEADSVIMLGSNFNPSEHVAGDDRFDSDRLADIKRSWAESAIALSLEASKAGRVYFIPAYLCLGLPGPIGTELYLKELEQQMLTDN